A portion of the Clostridium gelidum genome contains these proteins:
- a CDS encoding YmaF family protein, with amino-acid sequence MGCKEKKENYEYKIKNHNHEFLSSTDYEKDDECVEHNHRIAGVTGPPIKCGKSHVHKIDVLTDTFDDHFHKICDTTGPALFLKDGKHIHLLKGTTGVADDNNHDHDYYFTTLIEDPSNVPENKKC; translated from the coding sequence ATGGGATGCAAAGAAAAGAAAGAAAATTATGAATATAAAATAAAAAATCATAACCATGAATTTCTATCAAGTACAGACTATGAAAAAGATGATGAATGTGTAGAACACAATCATCGTATTGCTGGTGTAACTGGTCCTCCAATTAAATGTGGTAAATCCCATGTTCACAAAATAGACGTGCTTACAGATACTTTTGATGATCATTTTCATAAGATTTGTGATACTACTGGTCCAGCTCTTTTTCTTAAAGATGGAAAACACATCCATTTACTAAAAGGTACAACAGGTGTTGCAGATGATAATAACCATGATCATGATTATTATTTCACTACTTTAATTGAAGATCCTAGTAATGTACCAGAAAATAAAAAATGTTAA
- a CDS encoding DUF2935 domain-containing protein produces the protein MLSSSEFIQQSLELHLFFARIMKEHSFFLQVSFTPKDSNYIDEADAFRKGFDMILADVISISNGVVSNDVLQSGEVITPFTLKAEMASAYFTGVEIPVYVTKAEADLVGSILITNNHTLLERRVVMLNNRIMELIKGLVQFKAKLLSDVITCKVFTSNFPLLIDHILREAKFYFQLVQRLQNREEIDLEKEAYEQETFWNRIMAEHSKFIRGLLDPTEEELINTANNFGNEFDKLTMEAKEAMDKSMPISKVTDDSFEATTEISKFKAQGTQGLVECKIKSIIIPLLGDHTLREANHYLRLLKIFKKNA, from the coding sequence ATGCTTTCTAGCAGTGAATTTATACAACAATCATTAGAATTACATCTTTTTTTTGCAAGAATTATGAAGGAACATTCATTCTTTTTGCAAGTGAGTTTTACACCAAAGGATTCAAATTATATAGATGAGGCAGATGCTTTTAGAAAGGGTTTTGACATGATTTTAGCTGATGTTATTTCTATTTCTAATGGTGTTGTTAGCAATGATGTATTACAATCTGGTGAAGTAATAACACCTTTTACATTAAAAGCTGAAATGGCTTCCGCGTATTTTACAGGTGTAGAAATTCCAGTTTATGTTACTAAAGCAGAGGCTGATTTAGTGGGTAGCATATTAATCACAAATAACCATACACTTCTTGAACGGAGAGTAGTTATGCTTAATAATAGGATAATGGAATTAATTAAAGGTTTAGTTCAGTTTAAGGCTAAGTTATTGTCAGATGTTATTACCTGCAAGGTATTTACAAGTAATTTTCCTTTACTTATAGATCATATTTTAAGAGAAGCAAAATTTTATTTTCAGCTAGTTCAAAGGTTACAAAATCGTGAAGAAATAGACTTAGAGAAAGAAGCGTATGAGCAAGAAACTTTTTGGAACAGAATAATGGCTGAACATTCAAAATTTATTCGTGGACTTCTTGATCCAACTGAAGAAGAACTAATAAATACAGCAAATAATTTTGGAAATGAGTTTGATAAGTTGACAATGGAGGCAAAAGAAGCGATGGATAAGTCAATGCCAATTTCTAAGGTTACAGACGACAGCTTTGAAGCAACTACGGAAATAAGTAAGTTTAAGGCACAAGGTACGCAAGGATTGGTAGAGTGTAAGATTAAGTCTATAATTATACCATTATTGGGTGACCATACTTTGCGTGAAGCAAATCACTATTTACGTTTATTAAAGATATTCAAAAAAAATGCGTAA
- a CDS encoding QueT transporter family protein produces MNNTKTVKRLVRTAIIAALYVVLTLALAPISYGPIQFRVSEIMVLLAFFDPFYIVALTIGCFISNMLGPNGIADVIFGTFATFISVYAISLTGKFIKNNKVSLIIASLWPTIFNGVIVGFMLNYLYQLPLILSIGEVAIGEFVVVTIVGVPVIKLIQNKYDKLFILKTMF; encoded by the coding sequence GTGAATAATACTAAGACAGTAAAGAGACTAGTTAGAACAGCTATTATAGCAGCACTTTATGTAGTTTTAACCCTTGCACTAGCACCAATAAGCTATGGTCCTATACAATTTAGAGTGTCAGAAATAATGGTGTTATTAGCATTTTTTGATCCATTTTATATTGTAGCACTTACAATTGGATGCTTTATTTCAAATATGCTTGGACCCAATGGAATAGCTGATGTTATATTTGGTACATTCGCCACATTTATTAGTGTTTATGCTATTTCACTTACAGGAAAGTTTATTAAAAATAACAAGGTTTCATTAATAATAGCCTCACTTTGGCCAACTATTTTTAATGGTGTAATAGTTGGATTTATGCTTAACTATCTTTATCAATTACCACTTATATTATCAATTGGAGAAGTTGCAATTGGTGAATTTGTTGTAGTTACAATAGTTGGAGTTCCAGTCATAAAATTAATACAAAATAAATATGATAAATTATTTATTTTAAAAACTATGTTTTAG
- a CDS encoding alpha/beta-type small acid-soluble spore protein: protein MGSNNSGSNRTLIPEARQGLNKFKTEVASSIGLQNYEGTDKGNLSSRQNGSVGGEMVKRMVESYEKGL, encoded by the coding sequence ATGGGCTCAAATAACAGTGGAAGTAACAGAACTTTAATACCAGAAGCAAGACAAGGGTTAAACAAATTTAAAACTGAGGTTGCTTCATCAATTGGCTTACAAAACTATGAAGGCACAGATAAAGGAAACCTTTCTTCAAGACAAAATGGAAGCGTTGGTGGGGAAATGGTAAAGAGAATGGTAGAAAGCTACGAAAAAGGACTCTAA
- a CDS encoding amino acid permease, translated as MNIFKKKSVEQMLEGIQKTALKKNLKAKDIAAFGIGAVVGVGIFVATGEGAHLAGPAVIISFIIAGIVACLCALCYCELSTMFPVAGSTYSYSYIVFGEIIAMIIGWCLTAEYLVACSAVASGWSGTFVGILKSIGITLPTAFTASPSKGGIIDLPAVLIIGLITYILYYGMKESAKFNNIIVVIKISIIILFIFLGVSHINPSNYQPFAPKGFGGIFAATSIIFFSFIGFDAISTAAEEAENPKRDIPIGLISCLIAVTILYVAVAVVLTGMVPYQEIISENAVPGALARVGINWGAALVGTGAILGMISTMMVVLYGQVRVFMVMSRDGLLPKLFSKVHPTHNTPYISTIITGSIAALIAGFLPLNIIVEFLNTGTLISFISVSAAVIVLRKTMPNFERMFKAPGVPFTPAIAIICCIVLLCGLKLITWIGFLVWLVIGLLVYFFYGRKHSILQNEETSEDLDKVI; from the coding sequence ATGAACATTTTTAAGAAAAAATCAGTAGAACAAATGCTGGAAGGTATACAAAAGACAGCTTTAAAGAAAAATCTTAAAGCTAAAGACATAGCTGCATTTGGTATAGGAGCAGTTGTCGGAGTAGGCATATTTGTTGCCACAGGAGAAGGGGCACATTTAGCAGGACCAGCAGTAATTATTTCATTTATTATAGCAGGTATAGTAGCTTGTCTGTGTGCGTTATGTTACTGTGAGCTTTCAACTATGTTCCCAGTAGCAGGAAGTACTTATTCCTATTCATACATAGTATTTGGTGAAATAATTGCAATGATAATTGGCTGGTGTCTTACTGCAGAATACTTAGTTGCTTGTAGTGCTGTTGCATCAGGATGGTCAGGTACTTTTGTTGGTATATTAAAGTCAATAGGAATAACACTACCAACAGCATTTACTGCATCACCAAGTAAAGGTGGAATAATAGATTTGCCAGCTGTACTAATTATTGGATTAATAACTTACATATTATATTATGGTATGAAGGAAAGTGCTAAATTTAATAATATAATTGTAGTGATAAAAATATCTATAATTATATTATTTATATTTCTTGGAGTATCACACATAAATCCAAGTAATTATCAGCCTTTTGCACCAAAGGGATTTGGTGGGATCTTTGCAGCAACGTCTATTATATTCTTTTCTTTCATAGGTTTTGATGCCATATCAACTGCAGCAGAAGAAGCTGAAAATCCTAAGAGAGATATTCCAATAGGACTTATATCTTGTTTAATAGCAGTTACAATTCTTTATGTTGCAGTTGCAGTTGTACTTACAGGAATGGTCCCTTATCAAGAAATAATTTCAGAAAATGCAGTACCAGGGGCTTTAGCAAGAGTTGGTATAAACTGGGGAGCAGCATTAGTAGGAACAGGAGCAATACTTGGAATGATTTCTACTATGATGGTAGTACTTTATGGTCAAGTTAGAGTATTTATGGTTATGTCAAGAGATGGACTTTTGCCAAAATTATTTTCAAAGGTACATCCTACACATAATACACCATATATATCAACAATAATAACCGGAAGTATAGCAGCATTAATAGCTGGCTTTTTACCATTAAATATCATTGTAGAATTTTTAAATACAGGAACATTAATAAGCTTCATATCAGTATCTGCTGCTGTTATAGTACTTAGAAAAACTATGCCAAATTTCGAAAGAATGTTTAAAGCTCCTGGAGTACCATTTACGCCAGCAATAGCTATAATATGTTGCATAGTTTTATTATGCGGATTGAAATTAATAACTTGGATAGGTTTTTTAGTTTGGCTTGTTATAGGACTTTTAGTATACTTTTTTTATGGAAGAAAACACAGTATACTTCAAAATGAAGAAACTTCTGAGGATTTAGATAAAGTTATATAA
- a CDS encoding phosphate ABC transporter substrate-binding protein, which produces MKKRTLKLIVSALLVAMVGSVMVGCGSKPETDAKSGTADTKAGTELSGSITVSGSSALLPLMEKTVEKFAAKNPKAEVGAQAGGSGTGLTQVLDGTVDIGNSDVFAEEKLDAAKAKELVDHKVVAQGFGIAVSKSLGIDNLTSAQIKDIFSGKVTNWKQVGGADKEILLIHRTAGSGTRATLEKTILGGDKSLENDSLGVTQDSNGAVLSAMKENDGAISYLGLAYMNSKEAQDSLKLVKIDGVASDKANIIDGSYKFWSWGHMYTKGEAKDLTKSFIEFVTSADNKESVETLGFISGAEMKVK; this is translated from the coding sequence ATGAAAAAAAGAACATTAAAATTAATAGTAAGTGCTTTACTTGTGGCAATGGTAGGAAGTGTAATGGTGGGATGTGGAAGCAAACCAGAAACTGATGCTAAATCTGGAACAGCTGATACAAAAGCAGGAACAGAATTAAGTGGGTCTATAACAGTTAGTGGTTCATCGGCGTTATTGCCACTTATGGAAAAGACAGTTGAAAAATTCGCTGCAAAAAATCCTAAAGCAGAAGTTGGAGCTCAAGCAGGTGGGTCTGGTACAGGTCTTACTCAAGTATTAGATGGAACAGTAGACATTGGAAATTCAGATGTATTTGCAGAAGAAAAATTAGATGCAGCAAAGGCAAAAGAATTAGTTGATCATAAAGTTGTAGCACAAGGATTTGGTATTGCAGTAAGTAAATCACTTGGAATAGATAATTTAACTTCAGCTCAAATTAAAGATATATTCTCTGGAAAAGTTACTAACTGGAAACAAGTTGGAGGAGCTGATAAAGAAATTTTATTAATCCATAGAACAGCAGGTTCAGGAACAAGAGCAACTTTAGAAAAGACAATACTTGGTGGAGATAAGTCACTTGAAAATGATTCACTTGGAGTAACACAAGATTCAAATGGCGCAGTATTAAGTGCAATGAAGGAAAATGATGGTGCAATTAGTTACTTAGGTCTTGCATACATGAATTCAAAGGAGGCTCAAGATTCTTTAAAATTAGTAAAAATTGATGGAGTAGCTTCTGATAAAGCAAATATAATTGATGGATCTTATAAATTCTGGTCATGGGGTCATATGTACACTAAGGGCGAAGCAAAAGATTTAACTAAAAGCTTTATAGAATTTGTAACAAGTGCTGATAATAAAGAAAGTGTAGAAACTTTAGGATTCATTTCAGGAGCTGAAATGAAAGTAAAATAA